The DNA window CAATACACATCAAGGCGATCCAAATGCAGGTGGAAATCATCGCAAAAATATGATTCAATCTGTAGAAGCAAGTTTGAAACGCCTGCAAACAGATTATATCGATCTTTACTGGTTACATATGTGGGAGTTTCGCACACCAGTAGAAGAAGTGATGCGAGCTTTCGACGATTTAGTGAGAGCGGGAAAAATCCTTTATATTGGAATTTCCGATACACCTGCTTGGAAAGTTTCTCAGGCGAATACGCTTGCCGAGTTGAGAGGATGGACTCCTTTTATTGCTCTGCAAATTGAATATAGTTTAATCGAACGAACAGTCGAGCGAGATTTGACTCCGATGGCGCAAGAAATGAATATCGGCGTTGTGCCTTGGTCTCCTCTAGGTGGGGGAGTTCTGACTGGAAAGTACAATCGCAAAGTGGAAGAAGAGGCAAATTTCAATCAAGAAACGGCGCTGCGTAAAGACTTTAACGAAAAGTTTGGCAAGCTCACAGATAAAAATATAAGTATCGCCGAGTCAGTCCAAAAAATAGCCAAAGAAATTGGTCGATCGCCCGCACAAGTAGCCTTAAATTGGTTATTGCAAAAACCGGGTGTTGTCAGTCCGATTATTGGGGCACGTACTCTTAGGCATCTTGTAGATAACCTTCAATGTTTGGATTTTGTCCTCTCCCCAGAACATCTGCTTCGCTTAGATGAGGTAAGTAAGATAGAGCTAGGTTTTCCCCACGATTTTCTCGCTAGCAATATGGTGAAAAATGTTGTGAGCGGGGGAACTAATATTACTAAATAATCCTAGAAACCGGGTTTCTTTAGACATCTCCAGAAAATAATCTCAAAGGCAGGCAGGATGCCTACCCCACAAGAATTTTTGGAGATGTCTTTTAGTTTGGTGTAACGAGATATCGAAACAAGCAAAGAAACCCGGTCGATCGTCCCTACCTCAACAATGGAAACGCACCCAATTGTTGCAATACTTGCAAGTCGCTCATCTCGCACCAAAGTTCTTTAATTTTGCCATCCTGGATGCGGAAAATTATAATTCCCGTTTCTAGCACGCGCTGATTATGGGGAGGAATGTCGAGTAAACCGCCTCGGTAAGTAGTCCAACCGGAATAGCGCAAGACGACTTTATCTTGTGTGGCGATCGCATCATCAATTTGCCATACTGGATCTGTAAAAGTGTCTCGATACCAACGCAGCCATGCCTTAAAATCTTCAATGCCAAAGGAGTCGATCTGATTGCCTTGACCGTGGGCAATGAAGTCAGGGGCAACTAGATTATCTAAAATTTCCAGTTTCCCTTTGGTAAAAATGTCTTTAAACCACTTATCTGCTAGGGCTTTAGGTTCGGAAACTAACATCGAGATTACTTTACGGCGTTTGGTTATGAACAATACCATTGTCCGAGTAGTAACGGTTGTGTAACATCACTCCAACAGAGGAAAAAGTCAC is part of the Aerosakkonema funiforme FACHB-1375 genome and encodes:
- a CDS encoding aldo/keto reductase produces the protein MSSQKLTSLTDYRLLGKSGLRVSPLCLGTMTFGTEAGWGADKEESRKVFDLYVEEGGNFIDTADAYTGGTSEAYLGEFMSFRRDRLVIATKYTCNTHQGDPNAGGNHRKNMIQSVEASLKRLQTDYIDLYWLHMWEFRTPVEEVMRAFDDLVRAGKILYIGISDTPAWKVSQANTLAELRGWTPFIALQIEYSLIERTVERDLTPMAQEMNIGVVPWSPLGGGVLTGKYNRKVEEEANFNQETALRKDFNEKFGKLTDKNISIAESVQKIAKEIGRSPAQVALNWLLQKPGVVSPIIGARTLRHLVDNLQCLDFVLSPEHLLRLDEVSKIELGFPHDFLASNMVKNVVSGGTNITK
- a CDS encoding ester cyclase encodes the protein MFITKRRKVISMLVSEPKALADKWFKDIFTKGKLEILDNLVAPDFIAHGQGNQIDSFGIEDFKAWLRWYRDTFTDPVWQIDDAIATQDKVVLRYSGWTTYRGGLLDIPPHNQRVLETGIIIFRIQDGKIKELWCEMSDLQVLQQLGAFPLLR